The Candidatus Dormiibacterota bacterium genome window below encodes:
- a CDS encoding O-antigen ligase family protein, which produces MRQRAAHADASFRLPVKPIGWHLESRQRHATGITVVVAVGVLLGTVAMGGAQGLLIWIGLMAAGFIFAFPRAAVLLLLIMMPLDVHVPSGFVLDAALDPARLLVVASVLMRARWRREVRISKGVTLLAVAYVLAVCASLIYAQITPALGVPYESVRYLYKLVTYVAFGYVAVIVIRESGLLRLAFWALLFGLIATDVYAIYQMAIGDFGIIFRLEYPLSINQPWIGRPTGLLSHPNNLAGYINLLLPIVAAVGIYVREFRVRAAAIGAICLSVAALFLTQSRGAWVAALLILSVLVFRVASKGLRVPLGILMALSAFALAFVVPATSARIQDASVSLNSRLEIWNVFKTMFLSSPVFGVGFGSYGVRFSAASSLFFDPNGPPIHAHDLYLQTLAETGVMGCLALLALLIAATRGSWALQRIARNRGLPLVAGFYLGLSLSIVGLLIHGLVDVLPESSPQFAALMWILVLLSAGTQIRPERVAISFADADVREPTEEGKAVGVLTPGWLPGFDRKGNQMKCSLWRRVTSAQFRDERPGFWESSTRAALVVRC; this is translated from the coding sequence ATGAGGCAACGGGCGGCCCACGCAGACGCTTCATTCAGGCTACCCGTAAAGCCGATTGGCTGGCACTTGGAAAGCCGTCAGCGACATGCCACCGGCATCACCGTCGTCGTTGCTGTCGGCGTTCTGCTGGGGACGGTGGCCATGGGTGGTGCCCAGGGATTGCTTATTTGGATCGGTCTAATGGCAGCTGGATTCATCTTTGCTTTTCCGCGTGCTGCCGTGCTGTTACTCCTGATCATGATGCCTCTTGATGTGCACGTGCCAAGCGGGTTTGTGCTCGACGCTGCACTCGATCCAGCGCGCCTCTTGGTGGTCGCGTCCGTTTTGATGCGGGCCAGGTGGCGCCGCGAGGTTCGAATCTCCAAGGGCGTAACCCTCCTTGCGGTCGCTTACGTACTTGCGGTGTGCGCATCACTCATTTACGCGCAAATCACACCGGCGCTTGGTGTCCCCTATGAGTCAGTGCGATACCTGTACAAGCTGGTCACTTATGTGGCCTTCGGGTATGTCGCGGTTATTGTCATAAGGGAATCGGGTCTTTTGAGACTGGCCTTTTGGGCGCTTTTGTTTGGCCTGATCGCAACCGACGTCTACGCCATCTACCAAATGGCCATCGGTGATTTCGGGATCATATTCCGGTTGGAGTATCCGCTCAGCATCAATCAACCCTGGATTGGGCGACCGACCGGGCTTCTGTCGCATCCAAACAATCTAGCGGGCTACATCAATCTGCTTCTGCCGATTGTCGCGGCAGTGGGAATATATGTAAGGGAATTCAGGGTGCGCGCAGCCGCCATAGGAGCCATTTGTTTGTCGGTTGCTGCTCTCTTCCTGACCCAGAGTCGGGGCGCGTGGGTTGCAGCTCTACTGATATTGAGCGTGCTTGTTTTTCGCGTGGCATCGAAGGGGCTGCGCGTCCCCCTCGGGATCTTGATGGCCCTGTCTGCCTTCGCGCTAGCCTTTGTTGTCCCAGCCACCTCGGCGAGAATTCAAGATGCCAGCGTGTCTCTGAACAGTCGGCTCGAAATTTGGAACGTTTTCAAGACGATGTTTTTATCGTCCCCTGTATTCGGTGTTGGCTTTGGTAGTTACGGCGTCCGTTTCTCCGCTGCGTCGTCACTCTTCTTCGACCCTAATGGTCCTCCAATACACGCCCACGACCTTTACTTACAAACGTTGGCCGAAACCGGCGTAATGGGCTGCCTTGCTTTGTTAGCTTTGCTAATTGCTGCGACGAGAGGGTCATGGGCACTGCAGCGCATAGCAAGAAATCGGGGGCTTCCTTTGGTCGCTGGGTTCTATCTCGGACTCAGCCTGTCTATTGTTGGGCTGCTGATTCACGGGCTAGTGGATGTGCTACCGGAATCGAGTCCACAGTTTGCCGCGCTGATGTGGATTCTGGTTCTACTTTCGGCCGGCACCCAAATCAGGCCAGAACGGGTAGCGATATCCTTCGCCGACGCGGACGTCCGAGAGCCTACCGAGGAAGGCAAGGCGGTCGGTGTCCTAACGCCCGGCTGGCTTCCAGGGTTCGACCGCAAGGGCAATCAAATGAAGTGCTCGTTGTGGCGTCGTGTCACATCGGCTCAGTTCCGCGACGAACGCCCCGGTTTCTGGGAGTCCTCGACTCGAGCGGCGTTGGTCGTCAGATGTTAG
- a CDS encoding oligosaccharide flippase family protein, which produces MRLAGREIIVKLLQLVGSIVLARVLAPSTFGIFAIAYFAINLFAVFSELGLGAALIRKPGDLGRHELEAVFTCQLAFILGLSSILFLVAPVFVLVYKVPNAVWVVRALSIALFLTSLRTVPVVIAERRLAYGPIAVSDLSRHLTFWVVAVLLALAGFGVWSLVAAVIVSSGVGTAVLYARTGWRPALRFEWRPIQESVRFGLTYQGQSATHFAKDTIIPALGGLLYGSVAVGYLTWAEQYAFVPLLLTGLVARVSYPALARLQNDARAFASMLESTLRWTCLLSFPLFAVMVGLAPQVIELVYGSKWLPALPSAYLLFLNMALGVGTGVLMPALYSMGRASTGLRISVGWMAATWLFALVFASLGVGFAALAAAYALGTVLALAAIVLAVRRLGEIDIVGATLLPVSGAGVIAIMLHLLAPLLVNDVASLVVLGAVAAILGFGINLWGKRFVAFAAIKSLRTSSLGRL; this is translated from the coding sequence GTGCGCCTCGCCGGTCGCGAAATCATCGTTAAGTTGTTGCAACTCGTAGGAAGCATCGTGTTGGCTAGGGTCCTTGCGCCTTCCACCTTTGGAATCTTCGCGATTGCCTACTTCGCAATCAATCTCTTTGCGGTATTCAGTGAGCTTGGACTAGGAGCTGCACTGATTCGCAAGCCAGGAGACTTGGGCCGGCACGAGCTCGAGGCCGTCTTTACCTGCCAGTTGGCTTTCATTTTGGGGCTAAGCTCCATTTTGTTCTTGGTGGCTCCGGTATTCGTGCTTGTTTACAAAGTCCCTAACGCCGTTTGGGTGGTTCGGGCCCTCTCCATAGCGCTGTTTCTAACCTCCCTGCGTACCGTTCCTGTCGTGATTGCGGAGCGACGGTTAGCTTACGGCCCGATCGCAGTGTCCGACTTGTCACGACATCTGACCTTCTGGGTGGTCGCTGTGCTCCTGGCCTTGGCTGGTTTCGGCGTGTGGAGCCTGGTCGCTGCCGTAATTGTCTCGTCGGGGGTAGGGACAGCCGTTCTGTACGCTAGGACGGGCTGGCGCCCAGCACTACGCTTCGAGTGGCGCCCAATACAGGAGAGCGTCCGCTTTGGCCTCACTTATCAGGGGCAATCAGCTACGCACTTTGCCAAGGACACTATCATCCCGGCGCTTGGAGGCTTACTTTACGGCAGCGTTGCCGTCGGTTACTTAACTTGGGCCGAGCAATATGCCTTCGTGCCCTTGTTATTGACCGGCCTCGTTGCTCGCGTGAGCTACCCTGCTCTAGCCCGCTTGCAAAATGATGCTCGGGCGTTTGCATCGATGCTGGAGTCCACACTTCGATGGACATGTCTTCTTTCCTTCCCCCTATTTGCCGTTATGGTGGGGCTTGCACCTCAGGTCATCGAGCTTGTCTACGGGTCCAAGTGGCTTCCAGCTCTACCATCCGCCTACTTGCTCTTTCTGAATATGGCGCTCGGAGTAGGAACTGGTGTACTAATGCCAGCGCTCTACTCTATGGGCAGAGCCTCCACGGGACTTCGAATATCTGTAGGCTGGATGGCCGCGACTTGGCTATTCGCATTGGTATTTGCTAGTCTCGGTGTAGGCTTCGCTGCACTGGCAGCGGCGTACGCTCTTGGGACGGTTTTGGCTTTGGCTGCAATCGTTCTCGCAGTACGCCGCCTCGGAGAGATTGACATTGTCGGAGCAACGCTACTGCCGGTCTCAGGTGCTGGGGTTATCGCAATCATGCTGCATCTTCTGGCTCCGTTGCTTGTGAACGACGTTGCATCTTTGGTTGTCCTCGGGGCCGTCGCAGCCATTCTTGGCTTTGGCATTAACCTGTGGGGGAAACGATTCGTTGCGTTTGCAGCCATTAAGTCTCTTCGAACGAGCAGCCTTGGCCGGCTATAG
- a CDS encoding class I SAM-dependent methyltransferase, whose translation MALSLIMRATRAAFQYVPMRGTTLVQTKAFVRSVLEHIEAYPISSGNKVTHLPERLLSDIFPGIDGQTAQLGHRFEQWALPYGEAYVLAVVAAYLRPRTVFEFGTFTGASTLLMAQHAGPDACLFTLDLPPEDRRFWLPGTESLSREAQRKRIGERFRDTPYQRQVTQLHGDSATFDFSPYRGRIDLVFVDAVHTYEYVKNDTLKALEMLSSRGTIIWDDCSAAIPDVPRALEVFGEAIPIYRVAETRLAVHTRQSRD comes from the coding sequence ATGGCGCTATCCCTCATCATGCGGGCGACACGGGCTGCCTTTCAGTACGTGCCGATGCGCGGGACGACCCTGGTTCAGACAAAGGCCTTCGTTCGGAGCGTTCTTGAGCATATTGAAGCCTACCCAATATCAAGCGGGAACAAAGTCACTCACTTGCCCGAGCGCCTGCTTTCCGACATATTCCCTGGAATCGATGGGCAGACTGCACAGTTGGGTCATCGGTTTGAGCAGTGGGCGCTTCCCTACGGAGAGGCGTACGTACTGGCCGTTGTCGCTGCATATCTCCGGCCAAGGACCGTCTTTGAGTTTGGAACCTTCACCGGTGCCAGCACGTTATTGATGGCACAACATGCCGGCCCTGATGCCTGTTTGTTCACGCTCGATTTGCCGCCTGAGGATAGACGGTTCTGGTTACCAGGTACAGAGTCTCTGTCTAGGGAGGCGCAGAGGAAGCGGATAGGTGAGCGCTTCAGGGATACGCCGTACCAACGGCAGGTAACTCAACTCCATGGGGATAGCGCCACATTCGACTTCTCTCCATATCGTGGGCGAATCGATCTCGTTTTCGTGGACGCGGTGCACACATATGAATACGTAAAGAACGACACTCTAAAGGCGCTGGAGATGCTGTCGTCGCGAGGCACAATCATCTGGGACGACTGCTCGGCCGCTATTCCGGACGTACCGCGAGCCCTCGAAGTGTTCGGCGAGGCGATTCCAATCTATCGAGTCGCGGAAACGCGGCTTGCGGTTCACACGAGGCAGTCCCGTGATTGA
- a CDS encoding metallophosphoesterase, whose product MPSRRQFLIGCVGVAAVATPAAWYGAVYEPGDIEVVQRTAQIRKLPSRLDGLTAVQISDLHLHAATDKHQHMIDLIQSIKPDVVFFTGDLVDDRSAIGDGLDIFRQLRPPGGIWAVPGNWDHTADAVDALRTELAAANVRFLVNESAELETGLWIVGVDDPATSMDDVSTALQGVPAGAPRVLLAHAPDIADSIVDAPTSDLILVGHTHGGQVNLPLFSGAWLHQGAGAEYVRGLYQVHGSPMYVNRGIGTTAVPIRIGSRPEITHFTFHAA is encoded by the coding sequence GTGCCGTCTAGGCGTCAGTTCCTCATCGGTTGCGTGGGCGTAGCCGCTGTCGCCACACCGGCGGCCTGGTATGGAGCCGTCTACGAGCCAGGGGACATCGAAGTGGTTCAGCGAACCGCGCAGATCCGCAAGCTGCCCTCGCGGCTCGACGGCCTTACCGCCGTGCAGATCTCCGACCTGCACCTTCACGCGGCGACTGACAAGCACCAGCACATGATCGACTTGATCCAGTCCATAAAACCGGATGTGGTGTTCTTCACCGGTGACCTCGTCGACGATCGATCGGCGATTGGCGACGGACTGGACATCTTCCGTCAGCTGCGGCCGCCTGGCGGGATCTGGGCGGTTCCTGGCAACTGGGACCATACCGCCGATGCCGTCGACGCCTTGCGGACGGAGTTGGCCGCCGCGAACGTGCGTTTCCTGGTCAACGAGAGCGCGGAGCTCGAGACTGGACTGTGGATCGTCGGCGTCGACGACCCGGCCACTTCGATGGATGATGTGTCGACGGCGTTGCAGGGCGTGCCCGCCGGTGCTCCACGAGTGTTACTCGCGCACGCTCCAGACATCGCCGACAGCATCGTCGATGCCCCGACTTCCGACCTCATCCTCGTCGGGCACACCCATGGTGGCCAGGTCAACCTTCCGCTCTTCAGCGGCGCCTGGTTACACCAGGGCGCAGGTGCCGAATACGTGCGCGGGCTTTACCAGGTCCACGGCTCGCCGATGTACGTCAACCGGGGCATCGGCACGACGGCTGTCCCAATACGGATCGGCTCCCGGCCGGAAATCACGCACTTCACCTTCCATGCGGCCTGA
- a CDS encoding Wzz/FepE/Etk N-terminal domain-containing protein, whose protein sequence is MELREYWRIFKRRAWIPMLLVVVTVLTAGGLALLSKPEYKATATVTAKSQGTSSTSQVLSFPEVATSNTVALAVIKKLNLNETVDHLTQRVKVSSGRSDLYTISITDPDGQQAAGIANAVSQEAAAQYPTLNASVGSTVFDQDVQAARIDFQKRYEDTVKALVTFQRQHPNAAQSGDVNLVAQASSLALQEQAAATAYTDFETQTTNSSVSQLSQATSFGAAVVDQAVAKPDTSARYLKVAYAAALALVIGIGLIFLLEYMDNAVREPEAVEELIGSPVVGIIPRATSRTLRPARGGAA, encoded by the coding sequence ATGGAACTACGTGAGTACTGGCGCATCTTCAAGCGGCGGGCCTGGATCCCGATGCTGCTGGTCGTGGTCACCGTCTTGACCGCCGGCGGGCTTGCCCTGCTCTCGAAACCCGAGTACAAAGCGACGGCCACGGTGACGGCTAAGTCCCAGGGGACGAGCAGCACTTCTCAAGTCTTGAGTTTTCCGGAGGTCGCAACCTCCAACACGGTCGCTCTGGCCGTCATCAAAAAGCTCAACCTCAACGAGACCGTCGACCACCTGACTCAGCGAGTCAAAGTCAGTTCTGGCCGCAGTGACCTCTACACCATCTCCATCACTGACCCAGACGGTCAACAAGCGGCCGGCATTGCAAACGCCGTTAGCCAGGAGGCGGCTGCGCAGTACCCCACGCTCAATGCCTCCGTTGGGAGCACCGTATTCGACCAGGACGTCCAGGCGGCTCGTATCGACTTCCAGAAGCGGTACGAAGACACGGTTAAAGCCCTGGTGACATTCCAGCGGCAGCACCCGAATGCCGCGCAGTCCGGGGACGTGAACCTTGTCGCGCAGGCCAGCAGCCTGGCGCTGCAGGAGCAGGCGGCAGCGACGGCCTACACCGACTTCGAGACGCAGACGACGAATAGCAGCGTGAGTCAGCTTTCGCAGGCGACGAGCTTTGGGGCGGCCGTAGTCGACCAGGCGGTCGCTAAGCCCGATACGAGCGCCCGTTACCTGAAGGTTGCTTATGCGGCGGCCCTGGCCCTCGTTATCGGCATCGGGCTGATCTTCCTGCTCGAGTACATGGACAACGCGGTTCGGGAGCCAGAGGCGGTCGAGGAGCTCATCGGATCCCCCGTTGTAGGGATCATCCCACGGGCAACCAGCCGCACGTTGCGGCCGGCAAGAGGAGGTGCAGCATGA
- a CDS encoding CpsD/CapB family tyrosine-protein kinase: MTENGELVLTEETLNTHFAEAYRALRANISFSSIDRPVKTILVTSASPREGKTTTAINLGIILAQAGPRVLIVDADFRRPSLHHMFGFSPNGKGVLPGLSNVIVGNSKLAEVLLPTGFDRVSFVPSGIVPPNPSELLGSQRMLAVMSELAEHADFVVMDTPPCLLYADAVVLSPLADGVLYVVRSGPQDKAAQRRVHKQLQQAKARILGVVFNDAEVEETAGSYHYYYADGNKQRRK, translated from the coding sequence ATGACCGAAAACGGCGAGCTCGTCCTGACCGAAGAAACGCTGAACACCCACTTTGCTGAGGCTTACCGCGCCTTGCGAGCCAACATCAGCTTCAGCAGCATCGATCGCCCTGTCAAGACGATTCTCGTAACGAGTGCATCTCCTCGGGAGGGAAAGACAACCACCGCAATCAACCTGGGGATCATCCTGGCCCAGGCGGGACCCCGGGTCTTGATTGTCGATGCTGACTTTCGCCGGCCATCGCTCCATCACATGTTTGGCTTCTCGCCCAATGGGAAGGGAGTGTTGCCCGGTCTATCGAATGTAATCGTCGGCAATTCCAAGCTGGCCGAGGTCCTTTTGCCGACGGGTTTTGATCGGGTGTCCTTCGTGCCATCGGGAATCGTCCCGCCCAACCCCAGCGAGTTACTGGGCTCACAGCGAATGCTGGCGGTGATGAGCGAGCTGGCCGAACACGCCGATTTTGTGGTGATGGATACCCCGCCGTGCCTTCTCTATGCCGACGCCGTCGTCCTCTCACCACTGGCCGATGGAGTTCTCTACGTCGTTCGCTCAGGACCGCAGGATAAAGCGGCACAGCGGCGGGTGCACAAGCAACTGCAGCAGGCAAAAGCCCGAATCCTCGGAGTGGTCTTCAACGATGCCGAAGTCGAGGAAACGGCTGGCAGCTACCACTATTACTATGCGGACGGCAATAAGCAGCGCCGAAAGTAG
- a CDS encoding HAD hydrolase family protein → MLDLKAARTELSYARAGIVRQRFYTKWLDARNRCTALLHTWWAESLDLQPVREPRMIFSLDVDGVLEDERAGFSCTGAAGAAALKLLELGRIAVLLNTARSLSEVRERVAHFKLLGGISGFGAAVWDGVFAQDSSLLSAQGAAQFAELRRILRADPEIVQDGHYEHSVRVSRIVNGEPNPIAGPAARSLLDRHGLSDLAFWVAPDHTDFVDRSVDKGRGLERLLDQLRLGSTPIAAMGDAACDVPMLRLASYTFVPAGTLPSYLPPRRQRMLRSRLLGEHALWEAACQLVPDSVLHRQVITAVSQISYPEWFPSTVSQGLRSSGGMLPRLKTALVARLTNKEAEH, encoded by the coding sequence ATGCTTGATCTCAAGGCGGCCCGCACGGAGCTTAGTTACGCCCGAGCCGGCATCGTTCGACAGCGCTTCTACACGAAGTGGCTCGACGCCCGGAACCGATGCACCGCGTTGCTGCACACCTGGTGGGCCGAAAGCCTCGACCTCCAGCCCGTGCGTGAGCCGCGAATGATCTTTTCCCTCGACGTCGATGGCGTGCTGGAGGATGAACGGGCAGGCTTTTCCTGTACGGGAGCAGCCGGGGCGGCCGCGCTGAAGCTTCTGGAATTGGGGCGCATAGCGGTGTTACTTAACACCGCGCGCAGCCTGTCCGAGGTTCGTGAGCGAGTAGCGCATTTCAAACTGCTGGGGGGAATTAGCGGCTTTGGCGCGGCGGTCTGGGACGGCGTTTTCGCCCAGGACTCTTCACTGCTGAGCGCGCAGGGCGCCGCCCAGTTCGCCGAGCTACGGAGAATCCTGAGAGCCGATCCAGAAATCGTGCAGGATGGCCACTACGAACACTCGGTTCGAGTGAGCCGGATCGTTAACGGTGAACCGAATCCGATTGCCGGGCCCGCAGCAAGGAGCCTGCTCGATCGGCATGGGTTAAGCGATCTAGCATTCTGGGTCGCCCCCGACCATACCGACTTCGTCGATCGTTCGGTCGACAAGGGGAGGGGACTCGAGCGATTGCTCGACCAGTTACGTCTTGGGTCCACTCCCATTGCGGCGATGGGCGACGCAGCCTGCGACGTCCCGATGCTGCGTCTGGCAAGCTACACCTTTGTCCCGGCAGGGACGCTACCGTCGTACCTGCCGCCTCGCCGCCAGCGCATGTTGCGAAGCCGGCTGCTTGGCGAGCACGCACTCTGGGAGGCTGCCTGCCAGCTCGTGCCAGACAGCGTTCTTCATCGTCAGGTCATCACAGCGGTTTCCCAGATCAGCTACCCGGAATGGTTCCCCTCGACGGTTTCCCAGGGCCTTCGCTCGAGCGGCGGGATGCTCCCCCGGCTCAAGACGGCGCTGGTCGCTCGACTGACTAACAAGGAAGCGGAACACTAA
- a CDS encoding glycosyltransferase, producing the protein MLWTLHEMFPTAPIYTAMWNRRLVPRFDSCDVRTSWMQRLPRIERAPRAYAALYPLAFASMKVTGFDLVISLTTSFAKGVRTDGALHVCYCNSPSNFVWRSDAYFRRGLTRSLSAPLRTWLRAWDRGAARQPGLWVTNGQPVSDRIRLTYGKDAAIVPPGIDAKWFVEHKSDDFYLAVGRLVPHKRIELAIQACRQLSVPLWVAGDGRAADDLRRLAGPDVHFTGRVSDEELRDLYSRARVVLVPAEEDFGLVPLEAQAAGTPVIAYDAGGARETVIDGETGLRFARQTVEALADAIRDSQSRSWDRERIRANASRFSDGRFRQELSDVIARHYQPMDRATVPTGRERRAV; encoded by the coding sequence ATGCTCTGGACCCTCCACGAAATGTTCCCCACGGCGCCGATCTACACGGCGATGTGGAATCGCCGATTGGTTCCCCGGTTCGACTCGTGCGACGTTCGCACCTCCTGGATGCAGCGCCTGCCACGGATCGAGCGGGCGCCACGTGCCTACGCCGCGCTGTACCCACTAGCCTTCGCCTCGATGAAGGTGACCGGCTTTGACCTGGTGATCAGCCTGACGACCTCCTTCGCGAAAGGCGTTCGAACTGACGGCGCCCTGCACGTCTGCTATTGCAACAGCCCGTCAAACTTCGTATGGCGTTCAGACGCGTACTTCCGGCGCGGGCTGACACGATCTCTCTCCGCTCCCCTCCGTACCTGGCTACGAGCATGGGACCGCGGTGCCGCCCGGCAACCTGGTCTGTGGGTCACCAATGGCCAGCCCGTTTCCGATCGAATCCGGCTCACCTATGGAAAAGACGCCGCCATCGTGCCTCCGGGTATTGATGCGAAGTGGTTTGTTGAGCACAAAAGCGATGACTTCTACCTCGCGGTTGGCAGACTGGTCCCGCATAAGCGCATCGAGCTGGCCATCCAGGCGTGCCGCCAACTATCAGTACCGCTCTGGGTGGCTGGTGACGGGCGCGCCGCTGATGACCTGCGTCGCCTCGCCGGACCGGACGTCCATTTCACCGGGCGAGTCTCGGATGAAGAGCTCCGCGACCTCTACTCCAGGGCTCGGGTCGTCCTCGTTCCGGCCGAAGAGGACTTCGGCCTCGTGCCGCTCGAGGCCCAGGCTGCGGGTACGCCCGTTATCGCGTACGACGCCGGAGGCGCCCGGGAGACCGTCATCGATGGGGAAACAGGGCTGCGCTTCGCTCGCCAAACCGTTGAGGCGCTCGCCGATGCGATTCGAGACAGCCAGAGCCGGAGCTGGGATAGGGAACGCATCCGAGCCAATGCCTCCCGCTTCAGCGACGGGCGCTTCCGCCAGGAGCTGAGCGACGTCATCGCCAGGCACTACCAGCCGATGGATCGCGCAACTGTCCCTACGGGACGAGAGAGACGTGCCGTCTAG
- a CDS encoding O-antigen ligase family protein — MGVLVLVLVGRQLLSNPPSIVHTQLDIPVLLFAAASVVSLAGLTGNLSVQVVALLKAFGGFAIFFIATQTVRSLSDALLVIGSIIATGLVQAVQTLVPFVTEGQATSVDTRATGTLIDANLFAGYLVLVIPLVLALGLAFHHRWATLPTIAATLALTAALAVTLSRSGWLGLIVGALVLWLLLRERRWRIASVAAAVTAGVLAVGLAGPIAARLGPSDSGPMQMLADRSQVWSAAIRIAIDHPVFGVGIDNFQDFYPIYSGRDDGLNHAHNLFLNMAAERGMLGLLAFGVVLLWLLKCLASAFTGANTLAMRAMVAGLAASFAAYMVHSLFDVSYYDYKVLLLFWLLVGLVAAMSSKRVAVNRSIRIGTTGSLDS, encoded by the coding sequence TTGGGAGTTCTTGTCCTGGTCTTGGTCGGCCGCCAGCTCCTGAGCAATCCACCTTCTATCGTCCACACCCAGCTGGACATACCGGTCTTACTCTTTGCAGCCGCAAGCGTCGTATCGCTCGCAGGACTAACCGGAAATCTCAGCGTTCAGGTCGTTGCCCTACTGAAGGCATTCGGCGGATTCGCGATCTTCTTCATTGCCACTCAGACCGTACGCAGTCTGAGCGATGCCCTACTTGTGATTGGAAGCATCATTGCGACAGGGCTCGTTCAGGCGGTGCAGACATTGGTGCCGTTTGTGACTGAAGGTCAGGCCACCTCCGTGGACACACGCGCGACCGGAACCCTGATCGATGCCAATTTGTTCGCGGGCTACCTGGTGCTCGTGATCCCTCTTGTTCTGGCCCTAGGCTTGGCGTTTCACCACCGATGGGCGACACTGCCGACCATAGCGGCGACATTAGCGCTGACTGCGGCCCTGGCCGTTACGCTGTCTCGCAGCGGGTGGCTTGGACTGATCGTTGGCGCCCTGGTCCTGTGGCTTCTTCTTCGAGAACGGCGCTGGCGCATCGCCTCCGTCGCTGCTGCCGTAACCGCCGGCGTCCTCGCCGTCGGGTTGGCCGGGCCGATCGCTGCCCGGCTTGGGCCGTCTGATTCGGGACCGATGCAGATGCTCGCTGATCGTAGCCAGGTGTGGAGTGCGGCGATAAGGATCGCTATCGACCACCCAGTATTTGGCGTCGGCATCGACAACTTTCAGGACTTCTATCCGATTTACAGCGGTCGTGATGACGGGCTGAACCACGCACACAATCTCTTCCTCAACATGGCCGCCGAGCGAGGGATGCTCGGATTGCTCGCTTTTGGCGTCGTGCTTCTGTGGCTCCTTAAGTGTCTGGCCAGCGCCTTCACGGGCGCGAACACGCTCGCTATGCGTGCGATGGTCGCCGGCTTAGCGGCCAGTTTCGCGGCGTACATGGTCCACTCACTTTTCGACGTTTCCTACTACGACTACAAGGTGCTCTTGCTCTTCTGGCTGCTTGTTGGGCTTGTCGCAGCCATGTCGAGCAAGAGAGTCGCCGTAAATCGCTCTATCCGGATCGGGACTACCGGTTCCTTGGATTCTTAA